A region of the Lachancea thermotolerans CBS 6340 chromosome E complete sequence genome:
ACCAGTATTGTGTGAATAATTGCTAGCCTTATCCCAAGTTACTGAACTTCTCTATTCGAGATGAAAATACCCGAAAGAAGCCTGCCTGTTTTGTTTATCGCATCTCCTCTCCAGGTTTGACCGAAAATTCAATATAGAGACTTCATAGTGCCCAAGAGGACTAATCAATTCGAATCTCTTCGTCAGCGCGTTACCGAAACCTGGATCGAGTGCACAAACGATATCAAAAAGGAGGTGAATGAAAACGCTCAAACTCTGAGGCAAAAAAATGACACAGCATCTATCCTCTGAAGCGCAGTCTGAGTGTGCGAGTGCTAGTCCTCGCCAAGCTCACTACTACGGCAACGCGCGATACTTGTCTCCTCAACTTTTAAGTGGCCATCATTGCTGTTCGCTGCCCGCCATTCAAAGTCACCCTTATATGAAGGGATGAtaagacttgaagctgaaTTAACATGAACACGTTCTGTGACCCAAAGCGTCTGTAACAATGAGACTTGATATGCTTAGCTTCTGGTCGATGGTTTTTTTTCGGGATCGGAACTGACCTGAAAATCTCCACACTTCTAGTAATCAAGTGGGAAATCAAATATTCTTATCTACAAAAGATAGGTATTTGTCCCATAATAAATATATATCTCATGAAATATGACGCTAAACCAGGAAATGCCGGCACTTGGACATCAAAATCAGGATGCCTCAcagatcaaaaactgccTGTGCTTTATGCAAAGCCGAGAAGAAATGTTGCGATAAGAAACGTCCGAAGTGTAGTCACTGCACAGATGAGAACGTTGCTTGCTCCTACCCTTTAACTTTGAGATGGGGAGGGAGACCttacaaagacaaaacCAAGCAGATCAAAATACCTAAGAATACTGTACTTGTGGATGGAGTGCTAATGGTCAGAGATAAAAGTCATCTCTCCCCAAACAGATATGAGAGAAGGAGTCGCCTTGTTCTGATTAATGAAGGACCTGTTTTCACCAAAGATATTACGAAAGGCAAGGTTCGTAAGGCTGTGGAAGGTGCTTCAGAGGAATCGAGTGTTCAGATTTCGAATCCTTGCTATTTTACGCCCCAAGGCTCCATGCCCTCATTGAAACTGCTAAACTGCTCCTTGGAACACTCAACATTCTTTGAATTCTACGTTTACAAAACCTCCTATCATTTCGTGGCTCTGAACAAGGGCTGCAAGTCAAACCCTTTTCACACAATAGTCCCACAGATGGCCATGTTCAACCCATCTTTGATGAAACTTGTCATGGCTTTCGGAGGAGAACATAGGGAGCGATTTCGCCGCCTGGAAAATCCGCAGTTGTGTTATTCGTTAGATGAAGATTTCGTGGGCAAGAAACCACTTACTATGACAGGACAGGAGCTTCTCAAGCAAGGCGTTATGGAGCTGGTTGATCAATTGGCATCTCCTAAGACAGTTATCGATGACACAGTCCTTGCAAGTGTGCTTGTTCTTGCGAGCTTCTGTATTTACTTTGGCACTATTGAGAATAAGTGGCATGCCCACTTGTATGGGGCTGAGGGAATCATTTTGAGAGAACTGAAAgagaaatcaaaaatcGAAAAGGGTCTACTCCGTTATACTTGCGAACAGGGGCCttacttctttttgagaagatgGTTTGCATATATGCGAATCTGGGGGTGCATATCTTCTGCAAGTTTCCGACAGAAGACAGTTGAAAGGCCTCTCTTGGaaattgattttgaagaggcaCAAGATCCAAGGAGACATAAAAACGGCGATGTGGACTATGCTCTATATACAAGCGGGATGGAATCGCTTGTTCTCTCTTATCTCGCACAAGTGGCGAAtctgattttgaagtcagAAACTCGGCCTCCAGGATCAGATAGGGAGTATATCTTTAGAGATGCTGTTGAGTTGGAGTATAAAATAATGAACTATTTGGGTAGCCGtaagcaagaaggagaagcttctctgaaACGATTTTTACCTTTAACTGAGAGGGCGCCATGCGACTCTACAAAGCAATATTCGATTCTAATTGCTACAAATATGCTTTTTGGGCTAACTGGAGTACTACAACTAAGGAGGAGGGTGCTAGGACTAACACATGAGAGCCTTTTGGTTCAAAATTTGGTCCTTAAAATAACAGATcttattgaaaaaaaactaTCAACAGGGACATTCGTCCAGCCTTGTTTACTCTTTTGCTTTTTCAGCTGCGGCTGTGAGTTGTTAGATGAGTCACTTGTACCAAAACGCACActgttcttgaacttgttggaTTCTCTAATTAGAGATGGAGTGGAAAGTGCACGGCAAGCGAGATCAGCCATGCAGGAGTGCTGGCGGACGTCCAAGCCCTGGTGGGAAGTCCTGAAGGAGCGAGGTCTTGACATTTGTTTTGCGATATGACCATTGAGCCCCGGAGCAGGCCAAGATCATTACTAAACAGTCAAAATCTCGTCTAGTTTCCCATAGAGACATCGATTTGGTAAGGCAACTGTGTGTACCGAAATGCCTAGCGCGCTTTATGGAAAATCGAGCATCTAGAACGTTCAAGGATTGGTAGGTACTGCTCGGCACTACGGCCATCCACTCACACTTCAATTATTTTACATGACATATGAGCCTTTCTTTTTATGGCCAACCTTAGTTAAGTTTGAACTCACAGAAAGAATACTCAACAACTTTATAGCataattcaaaaatattcatAGGAAATTAATAAAAACTTCTATTTGGGTACCTGCCGTTCCTTGGGAACGATTAACATTCCCCTTTTTTCCATAATCCTCCCTTGAACCACTTTAAGCAGATCATAGATCAAAGTTAAGTATGGAGCTTCAACTCCGTTTTTCTTCGCAATTCTGACCGGGTTTCCACAAATAacctcaacttcaagcggGTTTCCTTTATCAATGTCAACGAGCATGGAGGGCCTGTAATAGACTGGATCCTTTGACCTAATCATGAAATCCATAAGCGCTTCAGAGAGCTCGACGCCATCTGACTTTGCAATAGCGATGACTTCTTTCATTGCCTTGCGAATTATCGAGTCGGTGCCGCCAAATATCTCCAGACGGCCAACATCTGCTTCAGTGAGAGCACAAACAGGGTTGAGACCAGCATTATAAACTAGCTTTCGCCATCTCGAGTATTTAACGTTCTCGTCAAAAACACATTGGTTCTTATCATTTTTATACATGCTCACAAACCTTTTGCACACCTTTTCTTGATGCTCGTTGGTGAGgttgacattttcaaaatatccGACGCTAAGGAAATCTCGATCCGAATGCTCTATATGGCCTTTGACGTTTGAAGATGCAATCATGCTGACACCGCTCAATATCACGTTGCCGGGGCATTTAAAGAGAGCTTCGTCCTCAATTCCGATGCCGTTTTGGATAAGAACAATCGCGGtatcttttgaaactgCTGGTGCAATGATGTCAATCATGCTCGAAACCCCTGGAATGCATTTGGTCGCTAACACAACATAATCGAAAGGGCCATACTGCTTACTAGCTTCAATACTGTTGACAACGTTACTGGGCCTATAACGTATGCCCCGACCATAGTCGCAGGAATTAATTTTAAACccgttttcaacaacatgtGCATAGTCTGATCGCAACACAGAGGTCACTGAGGATTCCCCGGAATACTCTAAAGCGAATGAAGCCATGGCGCCTACGCCACCTGCCCCTACAAGAAGGACATTTGGCTTGTTCGGCATTGCTAGCTAGTATATGAGGCTTTTAACCAAGTACCGGTAGACTTGGTTTCAGAACCTTGTTATTGAAGTAGATCAAATACTTGGAATGATTGATAGTAATCTAGGGATCGAATCGTTAGCTTATAGCTTACCCATCAATAGACAGAAAGGATGACTCAGCTTCATCGTTCTGAGTGCTAGCTGTCACAGTTTTGTGTGATACCGCCGAGAGGAGACCACCTTCGTAATAGACAAGTGAATAAACCTGGGGTGTTGAATCGATTCCGTTCTTACCACAGAACGCTCTCAGGCTTATTATTTCTACCAAATTACCTCTTTATGTGAAGGTCGCCCTCGGCACCGACGAGTTGCTGTTGCGCAGAGATGGCGCCAACCACATCGTGGACCTGCAAGCCTACTGATTGCAAGACAGTTTTTTATTCGCTGAATGAGgcattctttgaaaacatttacatcatttttttttatttaGAAAGGTTACGGTGTGGCTTGTTGGTTTTGTATAGTGACACTTCGAACGCAACCGTAATTTTCTAGTGTTTTTCGCATTCGTAGCTACTAGCGCTGTGATCTCAATTGCCTAGCAGACCAACTTATGCGGCGAAATTTTCTGCTCTAGCGTCGTAAAAGTTACCTGCGCGCTCCATCTCTGTCGTCAAGTCAGTCGATACATATATTACTGATGTATTGTTCTCACGTCACATTTCTCAACACAAGGAGAGGCAACGTCCGGTATGTGTCTTCATGTGGATGTCGAAGTAACTTGAGTGCGTCGACTACTCATACATTGGGAAAGGAGCCCAGGAAGGAGACACGTACCTTTTGCTACCTAGTTTCTCGAGGATCTTCGAAATTTGTTGAACGTCGTTGCTGCTTAGCTTCACAATTTTCAGATTAGATTGCACTCTCTTGGAGTTTACCGACTTTGGTAGAATACAGTAACCTCTCGTAACACCCCAACTAATCAGAATTTGGGCAGGCTCAACCTGGTGTTTCTCAGCGAGCTTGATAAGATCAGGATCTGTTAACATCGAAGACTCGCTGGAGCCTAGCGGAGAATATGCTTCAACTATAATGCCTTTTGATTTGCAATATTCGATCAGCTCATCCTGTGGCAATTGTGGGTGGATCTCAATCTGGTTCGCGGCCGGGACACTTAAACCAAGCTCAGGCTTTAAGATTTCCTCGATGTTTTTAATTGAAAAGTTCGACACTCCGATAGCTTTTGTCTTCCCCGATTTAGGCAAGTCTTGCATGAGCTGCCAAGTTTTCACAAAACTCCACCCATCGATATCAACATCCCTTGCACCATCAGCTCTAACCGGGATTGAAAGAACGTTGCCATCTTTGATAAGGTCTGTTTTCAACGCCACCGGGAAGTGCATCAGGTAAAGATCAACATAATCAAGCCCCAACCTCTCTAGTGAAGCGTTAAGAGCGGATTGTGGGTCTCTTTGCTGGGTACACCAAAGTTTGGTGGTGACAAAAATCTTTTCTCGAGGAACTCCAGAATCTCTTATCGCTCTGCCTACCGCAGCTTCGTTGCGGTAAATTGCAGCTGTGTCAATGTGCCGATAGCCACTTTCGAGAGCAGCAAGCACTGCGCGGTAGGTGTCTCCGTCTGCAGCTTTCCACGTGCCCAAGCCGAGCACAGGAATTGGCTTGCCAGTGTTCATTTGCAGTTCAAGAGTGGCCATGTTGTCCTCGCGTTTTAAGGCCCGCACTGAACATCATGTTTGTCTGCCTTTTGCTGCTCGCCCGCGCGTCACTCTCCTTTATATATGAAGGCTTGTTGTGAGTTTCGGACCAAAAATATCAAGATAACAGTATGTGTAAATATGTCCAATTACTAATGTGCTTCTCAAAGGGGCATGCGAGAATAACGAAAGCGCGGTGCAACAGGCTTCAACATAGCTATATCACAGTATGTTTCTGATGGATACGCTACTCTTGTTGTGTTCCCGAATAGGAAGGACAATCAATTTCTTATCACTTTAACGATGAAAAGCGCACCGTTAGGTCAGAGCCACTTTTAAGTAGTAGGTTAAGAAAGCTTTACTAGCTACCTCAATCGCCGGGGCAAGAAAGATGTAGTCCAAGGAGTTTCATAAGTGAAGCTTGTTGCTCTGCGCTCGCAAATACGGTTAAAGCTTGATATAATTTAAAAGCACAAAACGAGGGAACCTGTACGCTCCCACGCCAAGAAACTTGATACCCTGTCGGACATTTGGAAAAGACAATCGGAAAAATTGGCGTTTTCAAATGAAATCAAATGATAGAGGCAGTTCGTCGTTCCAACTAATAGTGCGAAAGTTAAGCATATTTTGGAATAGTAATGCTACGAGACAAACAGGGCTATCCCAGTTCTATCAAAGCATATTTCTCAGCATACTTCCCAATGTACTCCCTAGCAAGAtcctctttgaaaaggagtTACCACTAGCCATAAATCtctcttcaagagctaATGTCCAAACGAAATATTACACATCTCAAAGAACAACGATCCGGGTTGAAAAGCACAAAGCTTACAGCTGTATTTCTCGGCTCGGCTTACTTCCCCTattcaaaactttgaagctgtaCAGCGTCGACAACAaatatcaagaacaaatttcTATGGTTTTGCGCGCATATGCACGCGTCCATCTCGCAAATTATGTTTCTTAGGGACGCGGGTGCTACGAACTGC
Encoded here:
- a CDS encoding Zn(II)2Cys6 transcription factor (conserved hypothetical protein), encoding MPHRSKTACALCKAEKKCCDKKRPKCSHCTDENVACSYPLTLRWGGRPYKDKTKQIKIPKNTVLVDGVLMVRDKSHLSPNRYERRSRLVLINEGPVFTKDITKGKVRKAVEGASEESSVQISNPCYFTPQGSMPSLKLLNCSLEHSTFFEFYVYKTSYHFVALNKGCKSNPFHTIVPQMAMFNPSLMKLVMAFGGEHRERFRRLENPQLCYSLDEDFVGKKPLTMTGQELLKQGVMELVDQLASPKTVIDDTVLASVLVLASFCIYFGTIENKWHAHLYGAEGIILRELKEKSKIEKGLLRYTCEQGPYFFLRRWFAYMRIWGCISSASFRQKTVERPLLEIDFEEAQDPRRHKNGDVDYALYTSGMESLVLSYLAQVANLILKSETRPPGSDREYIFRDAVELEYKIMNYLGSRKQEGEASLKRFLPLTERAPCDSTKQYSILIATNMLFGLTGVLQLRRRVLGLTHESLLVQNLVLKITDLIEKKLSTGTFVQPCLLFCFFSCGCELLDESLVPKRTLFLNLLDSLIRDGVESARQARSAMQECWRTSKPWWEVLKERGLDICFAI
- a CDS encoding ketopantoate reductase family protein (similar to uniprot|Q07589 Saccharomyces cerevisiae YDL144C Hypothetical ORF); the encoded protein is MPNKPNVLLVGAGGVGAMASFALEYSGESSVTSVLRSDYAHVVENGFKINSCDYGRGIRYRPSNVVNSIEASKQYGPFDYVVLATKCIPGVSSMIDIIAPAVSKDTAIVLIQNGIGIEDEALFKCPGNVILSGVSMIASSNVKGHIEHSDRDFLSVGYFENVNLTNEHQEKVCKRFVSMYKNDKNQCVFDENVKYSRWRKLVYNAGLNPVCALTEADVGRLEIFGGTDSIIRKAMKEVIAIAKSDGVELSEALMDFMIRSKDPVYYRPSMLVDIDKGNPLEVEVICGNPVRIAKKNGVEAPYLTLIYDLLKVVQGRIMEKRGMLIVPKERQVPK
- a CDS encoding KLTH0E00220p (similar to uniprot|P14065 Saccharomyces cerevisiae YOR120W GCY1 Putative NADP() coupled glycerol dehydrogenase proposed to be involved in an alternative pathway for glycerol catabolism), with product MATLELQMNTGKPIPVLGLGTWKAADGDTYRAVLAALESGYRHIDTAAIYRNEAAVGRAIRDSGVPREKIFVTTKLWCTQQRDPQSALNASLERLGLDYVDLYLMHFPVALKTDLIKDGNVLSIPVRADGARDVDIDGWSFVKTWQLMQDLPKSGKTKAIGVSNFSIKNIEEILKPELGLSVPAANQIEIHPQLPQDELIEYCKSKGIIVEAYSPLGSSESSMLTDPDLIKLAEKHQVEPAQILISWGVTRGYCILPKSVNSKRVQSNLKIVKLSSNDVQQISKILEKLGSKRYVSPSWAPFPMYE